One region of Ahniella affigens genomic DNA includes:
- a CDS encoding transglutaminase domain-containing protein — protein MLAWFGVMGEAMADSISSETWYQVWLKGERIGYVRSVRNETDREIRHQETFSVSLKRATDPVRIWTEETHIESPQGKPLGFELNQRLGDSVAQARGQWQQDHWQVEQSDGLQWRQVATTIPADALLTEGSERLIRAARDAGEKEVRYAMFDPSSLSVVQVALTLGDLETVQSPTGPIKAYRVDQMMRMAGASLASTEWQDATGEMRYSRMPMLGTELELVLSTQAEATPEAIGGDLFHLTSLPAPRVLSVRERSAPMRYWLKVDGQVELPEQAGEQRARRVDAKHCELPDGASTRCFRIDIDAPNFRDQTIAAPELKTPSSWVQSDDPKIVAFATKKAQSAKTDSERMQLLTHAVSARLADKNLASAYASASEAFADRSGDCTEHALLLAAAGRALGIPTRIAAGLAYTNEFAGSSRVFVPHAWTQAFIDGRWQSFDAALGQYDSGHLLLAVGNGDPGMYFGSLNALGSLAIARIGKGRATP, from the coding sequence GTGCTCGCCTGGTTTGGTGTCATGGGCGAAGCCATGGCGGATTCGATCAGCAGCGAGACGTGGTATCAGGTCTGGCTCAAGGGCGAACGCATTGGCTATGTGCGAAGCGTCCGCAACGAAACCGACCGAGAAATCAGGCACCAGGAGACGTTTTCGGTCAGTCTGAAGCGAGCGACAGACCCGGTCCGGATCTGGACCGAAGAAACCCACATCGAATCGCCGCAGGGCAAACCCTTGGGTTTTGAACTGAATCAGCGCCTGGGCGACAGCGTGGCGCAGGCGCGCGGTCAGTGGCAGCAGGATCACTGGCAGGTTGAGCAATCGGATGGTTTGCAGTGGCGGCAAGTGGCAACCACGATTCCGGCCGACGCGTTGCTGACTGAAGGCAGCGAGCGACTGATCCGCGCGGCACGTGATGCCGGCGAGAAAGAAGTGCGGTACGCAATGTTTGATCCGTCCAGCTTGAGCGTTGTGCAAGTTGCGCTGACGCTTGGCGATTTGGAAACCGTGCAGTCGCCGACCGGCCCCATCAAGGCCTACCGGGTTGACCAGATGATGCGAATGGCCGGCGCGAGCCTAGCCAGTACCGAGTGGCAGGATGCCACCGGCGAGATGCGTTACTCCCGCATGCCAATGCTCGGTACCGAACTGGAATTGGTGCTGAGCACCCAAGCCGAGGCCACACCGGAAGCAATCGGCGGTGACTTGTTCCATCTCACCTCGTTGCCCGCACCACGCGTATTGAGTGTCCGTGAGCGGTCGGCGCCAATGCGATATTGGCTCAAAGTGGACGGCCAGGTCGAACTGCCCGAGCAGGCTGGCGAGCAACGGGCGCGTCGGGTCGACGCCAAGCATTGTGAGCTGCCAGATGGCGCCAGCACCCGCTGTTTCCGAATCGATATCGATGCACCGAACTTTCGCGATCAAACCATTGCAGCACCTGAACTGAAGACTCCCAGCAGTTGGGTGCAGAGCGACGACCCAAAGATTGTCGCATTCGCCACCAAAAAAGCGCAAAGCGCCAAGACCGACTCAGAACGAATGCAGTTACTTACCCACGCGGTGTCGGCCAGATTGGCAGACAAGAACCTGGCGAGCGCCTATGCAAGCGCCAGCGAAGCGTTTGCCGACCGCTCGGGCGACTGCACGGAACACGCATTGCTGCTGGCCGCGGCAGGACGCGCCTTGGGGATTCCAACCCGGATCGCGGCCGGCCTCGCTTACACCAATGAATTTGCGGGCAGCAGCCGCGTGTTCGTCCCGCACGCCTGGACGCAAGCGTTCATCGATGGCCGCTGGCAGAGCTTTGACGCCGCGCTCGGCCAATACGATTCTGGCCACCTGCTGCTCGCCGTAGGCAATGGCGACCCAGGCATGTATTTCGGCAGCTTGAACGCGTTGGGCAGTCTGGCGATTGCCCGCATCGGCAAGGGTCGTGCCACCCCATGA
- a CDS encoding SPOR domain-containing protein — protein sequence MDPQLQKRLIGAAVLIVLAAVFLPMLLDGPEQAPARTDVPLAIPEQPARDYQVQDVPLDAATPPPAPPTSVGAALNAEPALPAAEVDPIATVSPENIPPRIDARSGEVIDPGTSGSPVAANPATTQASTPPPSPAPSPATAPIATTSPATSAPIAAPPPVTTPAPKPAPVPPPPQPIAPKPASLPTTSNQGRYVVSLGTFANQANAAQLRASLAGMGFRVIDDTVDVSGKTASRLRVGPYAMRSDAESMRQKIAAANPGLKPVITDLDAASAPAASLPPAADTAPVGSGFAVQIGAFKDQAEANKLRDQLRGGRFAAYVERLNTDQGLLFRVRVGPEAERANAEKLRDAIKARFNLNGNVVRHP from the coding sequence ATGGACCCGCAATTGCAAAAACGCCTGATCGGCGCTGCTGTTCTGATTGTGCTCGCTGCTGTGTTCCTGCCCATGCTGCTGGACGGCCCGGAGCAAGCGCCGGCACGCACCGATGTGCCGTTAGCCATTCCGGAACAGCCGGCCCGCGACTATCAGGTTCAAGATGTGCCGCTCGACGCCGCGACGCCGCCGCCAGCCCCGCCCACCAGCGTGGGCGCGGCCCTGAATGCCGAGCCAGCATTGCCCGCAGCCGAGGTCGACCCGATTGCGACGGTCAGCCCCGAGAACATTCCGCCGCGAATCGACGCGCGGAGCGGCGAGGTCATTGATCCAGGTACGAGTGGCAGCCCCGTCGCCGCCAATCCCGCAACGACCCAGGCCAGCACGCCGCCGCCGAGCCCGGCACCAAGCCCAGCGACGGCACCCATAGCTACGACCAGCCCCGCTACCAGCGCCCCCATTGCAGCGCCGCCGCCCGTCACGACGCCTGCGCCGAAGCCCGCTCCGGTCCCACCGCCCCCGCAACCCATCGCACCAAAACCGGCCAGTCTGCCGACGACCTCGAACCAGGGTCGCTACGTCGTCTCGCTCGGCACGTTTGCGAATCAGGCCAATGCCGCGCAATTGCGTGCCAGCCTGGCGGGGATGGGGTTTCGAGTGATCGACGACACCGTTGACGTGTCGGGGAAGACCGCCTCGCGCCTCCGTGTTGGCCCGTATGCGATGCGGTCTGATGCCGAATCAATGCGCCAGAAGATTGCGGCCGCAAATCCTGGCCTCAAACCGGTGATCACGGACTTGGATGCGGCTTCAGCGCCTGCGGCGTCCCTGCCGCCAGCGGCCGATACCGCGCCCGTGGGCTCAGGTTTTGCCGTTCAGATTGGCGCGTTCAAGGATCAGGCCGAGGCCAACAAGCTTCGCGATCAGCTGCGTGGCGGGCGCTTCGCGGCTTATGTGGAGCGGCTGAACACCGATCAAGGCCTGCTATTCCGGGTCCGGGTCGGACCCGAAGCGGAGCGTGCCAATGCCGAGAAGCTGCGTGATGCCATCAAAGCCCGCTTCAACTTGAACGGCAACGTGGTTCGGCATCCTTGA
- a CDS encoding CvpA family protein, translating to MNGADLAIAIVVLLSMMIGLFRGLLVEVLSIAIWILATVLSALVGPVLADALGGQIDTPSLRIFLGYALVFVGTLLMGALGLWFAKKLVQTTGLSGTDRLLGLLFGAARGVALTVLLILIAGLTPIPQDRWWRESRALPVFLPLAEAALALVPERLARFVQLGPAPLAPT from the coding sequence ATGAATGGGGCTGATCTGGCGATTGCCATCGTCGTATTGCTGTCGATGATGATCGGCCTGTTTCGCGGGCTGCTCGTCGAGGTCCTGTCGATTGCGATCTGGATTCTGGCAACCGTGCTGTCGGCGTTGGTCGGCCCCGTGCTGGCAGACGCACTTGGCGGCCAGATCGATACGCCGTCGCTCAGGATCTTTCTCGGCTATGCCCTGGTGTTCGTCGGCACGCTCCTGATGGGCGCGCTCGGGCTCTGGTTCGCGAAAAAACTGGTGCAGACCACCGGGCTCAGTGGCACCGACCGTCTCCTCGGTCTACTGTTCGGTGCCGCCCGCGGCGTGGCGCTGACGGTGCTGTTGATCCTGATCGCCGGATTGACCCCTATCCCACAGGATCGCTGGTGGCGCGAATCGCGCGCGCTGCCGGTGTTTCTGCCCCTGGCCGAAGCCGCGCTGGCTTTAGTCCCAGAGCGCCTGGCGCGTTTTGTGCAGCTTGGTCCGGCGCCGCTGGCGCCGACTTGA
- the purF gene encoding amidophosphoribosyltransferase: MCGILAIVGRSDVGAALYDGLTVLQHRGQDAAGIATVDGARVHLHKANGLVKDVFNTEHMSRLRGRIGIAHCRYPTAGSEGADEAQPFWVNSPFGIALGHNGNLVNTNLLRKELFEQDRRHINTGSDSEVLLNVFAHEMQNSGSLRATAEDAFRAVSAVHARCIGGYAVVTLVLGLGVVAFRDVHGIRPLVLGRRDSDDGVEWALASESVALDLLGFKRERDVRPGEGMIITEQGELLSQQCAEPKQHAPCIFEYVYLARPDSMMEDVSVYKARLRMGEKLAQKILHLRPDHDIEAVIPIPDTSRTAALALAQTLDVKYREGFVKNRYVGRTFIMPGQSERVKSVRRKLNAIELEFRNKCVLLVDDSIVRGTTSRQIIQMAREAGARKVYLASAAPPVRHPNVYGIDMPSAEEFVAHDRSEQEIEQLIGADWLIYQELDDLIWSVSEGNDDLNHFDTSCFSGEYITGIPTGYFEDLARARADHAKAARRVSKG, from the coding sequence ATGTGTGGAATTCTTGCAATCGTCGGCCGCTCTGATGTCGGCGCGGCGCTTTATGACGGCCTGACGGTGCTACAGCATCGTGGCCAGGATGCCGCCGGCATCGCCACCGTCGATGGGGCTCGCGTGCATTTGCACAAGGCCAATGGCCTGGTGAAGGACGTGTTCAATACCGAGCACATGAGCCGGCTGCGTGGTCGTATCGGGATCGCCCATTGCCGCTATCCAACCGCGGGCTCCGAAGGTGCCGACGAGGCGCAGCCATTCTGGGTGAACTCCCCGTTCGGCATTGCGCTTGGCCACAACGGCAATCTCGTCAACACCAACTTATTGCGCAAGGAGTTGTTCGAGCAGGATCGGCGCCACATCAATACCGGCTCTGACTCGGAAGTCCTGCTCAACGTCTTCGCGCACGAAATGCAAAACTCGGGCAGCCTGCGTGCCACGGCCGAAGACGCATTCCGCGCCGTCAGCGCCGTGCATGCTCGTTGCATTGGCGGTTACGCCGTCGTGACCCTGGTGCTCGGCCTCGGCGTTGTCGCGTTTCGCGATGTGCACGGAATCCGTCCGTTGGTGCTCGGTCGTCGCGACAGTGACGATGGCGTCGAATGGGCGTTGGCGTCAGAAAGCGTCGCGCTCGACCTCCTCGGCTTCAAGCGCGAGCGTGATGTCCGGCCCGGCGAAGGCATGATCATCACCGAACAAGGCGAGTTGCTGAGCCAGCAGTGTGCCGAGCCGAAACAGCATGCACCCTGCATTTTCGAGTATGTGTACCTGGCTCGTCCGGATTCAATGATGGAAGACGTATCGGTGTACAAGGCTCGGCTGCGCATGGGCGAAAAGCTGGCGCAGAAGATTCTGCACCTGCGCCCCGACCACGACATCGAAGCGGTGATTCCGATTCCGGACACGTCCCGCACCGCCGCGCTCGCGCTCGCGCAAACCTTGGACGTGAAGTACCGCGAGGGCTTCGTCAAGAACCGATATGTCGGTCGGACCTTCATCATGCCCGGCCAAAGCGAACGCGTGAAGTCGGTGCGTCGCAAGTTGAACGCGATCGAGCTCGAATTTCGCAATAAATGCGTGCTACTGGTGGATGACTCGATCGTCCGCGGCACGACGTCCAGACAAATCATTCAAATGGCGCGTGAAGCCGGCGCCCGCAAAGTGTATCTGGCCTCCGCAGCGCCGCCGGTGCGGCACCCGAATGTCTACGGAATCGATATGCCCTCGGCCGAAGAGTTCGTTGCCCACGACCGTTCGGAGCAAGAGATCGAGCAACTCATTGGTGCCGACTGGCTGATCTACCAGGAACTCGATGATTTGATCTGGTCGGTGTCGGAGGGCAATGATGATCTGAATCACTTCGACACCAGTTGCTTCTCGGGCGAATACATCACGGGCATACCGACCGGTTATTTCGAAGATCTGGCGCGCGCCCGCGCCGATCATGCGAAAGCTGCGCGCCGCGTCAGCAAGGGCTGA
- the ispD gene encoding 2-C-methyl-D-erythritol 4-phosphate cytidylyltransferase, whose protein sequence is MNRIWVVVPAAGRGQRFGAVIPKQYAPLVGAPMLVRTLDRLLAHPKIAGAMVALAAHDPHWPGLTELEGKPVRTCIGGEERADSVLAGLRALADSVGNDDWVMVHDAARPCVRHHDLDALIEQGTRHSDGAILAAPVRDTMKQGAPGGRIEKTLPRSELWRALTPQLFRYGALFGALQQVLNDPALKPGITDEASAIEALGGRPLLVVGDDDNIKVTTLHDLALAEFILTSPA, encoded by the coding sequence ATGAATCGCATCTGGGTCGTGGTGCCAGCCGCAGGACGGGGTCAGCGTTTCGGCGCGGTGATTCCGAAGCAGTACGCGCCGCTCGTCGGCGCGCCGATGCTCGTCCGCACGTTGGATCGCCTGCTCGCACATCCAAAGATCGCCGGCGCCATGGTCGCGCTGGCCGCCCACGACCCGCATTGGCCGGGGCTGACCGAGCTAGAAGGCAAACCAGTGCGCACTTGTATTGGCGGCGAAGAGCGCGCCGATTCGGTACTCGCTGGCCTTCGCGCGCTTGCTGATTCCGTTGGCAACGATGATTGGGTGATGGTGCATGACGCCGCCCGGCCCTGCGTTCGGCATCACGATTTGGATGCATTGATCGAACAAGGGACGCGTCATTCGGATGGCGCGATTCTGGCTGCGCCGGTGCGCGACACGATGAAGCAGGGTGCGCCTGGTGGTCGGATTGAAAAGACGCTGCCGCGCTCGGAGCTGTGGCGCGCACTCACACCGCAGCTGTTCCGTTATGGCGCGCTTTTCGGTGCCTTGCAGCAGGTGTTGAATGATCCAGCACTGAAGCCTGGCATCACCGACGAAGCCAGCGCGATCGAAGCACTCGGCGGCCGACCGTTGCTCGTCGTCGGTGACGATGACAACATCAAGGTCACCACGCTACATGATCTGGCATTGGCCGAGTTCATTCTGACCAGCCCGGCATGA
- the ispF gene encoding 2-C-methyl-D-erythritol 2,4-cyclodiphosphate synthase: MNIRIGHGFDVHAFTAGDGVWLGNLKIPHDRGILAHSDGDVVLHALCDALLGALALGDIGQHFPPSDARWKGADSAVFLRHVMSLIQARGYRLGNADITILAERPKVGPHRAAMQARVAEIIGCEVGQISIKATTTEKLGFTGREEGIAAEAVVLLIPD, encoded by the coding sequence ATGAACATCCGCATCGGCCACGGGTTTGACGTGCACGCGTTCACCGCGGGCGATGGCGTTTGGCTCGGCAACCTGAAGATCCCACATGACCGCGGCATCCTCGCGCACTCAGATGGCGACGTCGTGCTGCACGCGCTCTGCGACGCGTTGTTGGGTGCCCTCGCGCTTGGTGACATCGGCCAGCACTTTCCGCCCAGTGATGCGCGCTGGAAAGGCGCCGACAGCGCGGTGTTTCTGCGCCATGTGATGAGCCTGATACAGGCCCGCGGCTACCGGCTTGGCAATGCCGACATCACGATCCTCGCCGAGCGCCCGAAAGTTGGCCCACACCGCGCCGCGATGCAGGCCCGCGTGGCCGAGATCATCGGCTGCGAAGTGGGTCAGATCAGCATCAAGGCAACGACCACCGAGAAGCTCGGATTTACGGGCCGCGAAGAAGGCATTGCAGCCGAAGCGGTCGTGCTGTTGATCCCGGATTGA
- a CDS encoding MFS transporter translates to MSEQGRRAVWWLGLSQCVLWGILYYGYSIWQEPLIQSLHVSRVQIAGAFSLGLAVMALLAPWVGRQIDNGDVQRMVRWGLLLAVLGIVGLTLSRMLWSLYLSYALLGAAMATLLYETAFGLVTRAVSDHRERLSALSTITIFGGLASTVFLPLLAWSTSHFGWRITGWAAIPFLIASGVLLEKAVYPYLVADERVDQAKADAAAFEIGLPHIWAFSIVFILCTVSAMTLAVLVIPKLHAEGASAIWAASALGVFGVAQLPGRIWLARHRSEVSATWLTTIPLTSMLLGMIGLAVAPGLFAAFFSIALFGFGSGMMTLARPWLVQQRFGVSQAGRINGRIAKHQGVARAMGPIGAVWLADLGHFDWVFAGFAFAILLVLPLAGRLPAPNTAAA, encoded by the coding sequence GTGAGTGAGCAGGGCCGGCGGGCCGTGTGGTGGTTGGGACTGAGCCAATGTGTGCTCTGGGGCATTCTCTATTACGGCTACTCGATCTGGCAGGAGCCGCTGATTCAAAGTCTGCATGTGTCGCGCGTGCAAATCGCCGGCGCGTTTTCGTTGGGCCTGGCGGTCATGGCGTTGCTGGCACCCTGGGTCGGTCGTCAGATCGACAACGGCGATGTGCAACGAATGGTCCGCTGGGGCTTGCTGCTTGCGGTACTCGGCATCGTTGGTTTGACGTTATCGCGGATGCTTTGGTCTTTGTACCTGTCTTACGCGCTGCTTGGCGCCGCGATGGCCACGCTGCTCTATGAAACCGCATTCGGACTCGTGACGCGTGCCGTCAGCGATCACCGCGAACGCCTGAGCGCGTTGTCGACGATCACCATTTTTGGCGGGCTGGCGAGTACGGTATTTCTACCCTTGCTCGCGTGGTCGACCAGTCACTTCGGATGGCGCATTACCGGTTGGGCTGCGATTCCGTTCCTGATTGCCAGTGGCGTGTTGCTGGAGAAGGCGGTGTATCCGTATTTAGTGGCTGATGAGCGTGTTGATCAGGCAAAGGCTGATGCGGCCGCGTTCGAAATCGGTCTGCCGCACATCTGGGCTTTCAGCATCGTCTTCATTTTGTGCACCGTGTCGGCGATGACACTCGCGGTGCTCGTGATCCCGAAGCTGCATGCCGAAGGTGCGTCAGCCATCTGGGCAGCTTCCGCGCTTGGTGTGTTTGGCGTCGCGCAACTGCCGGGTCGAATCTGGCTGGCGCGTCATCGCAGTGAGGTGTCGGCCACGTGGCTGACAACCATTCCGCTGACGTCGATGTTGCTCGGCATGATCGGGCTCGCGGTCGCACCTGGTCTCTTCGCGGCATTCTTTTCAATTGCCTTGTTCGGCTTCGGCTCGGGCATGATGACGTTGGCGCGGCCTTGGTTGGTACAACAGCGCTTCGGTGTGAGTCAGGCAGGTCGCATCAACGGTCGCATCGCCAAACATCAAGGCGTGGCGCGTGCAATGGGGCCGATCGGCGCGGTTTGGCTTGCCGATCTGGGGCATTTCGATTGGGTGTTTGCCGGCTTTGCGTTTGCGATTTTGCTGGTGTTGCCACTCGCTGGTCGCTTGCCAGCGCCAAACACTGCGGCTGCCTGA